Proteins encoded together in one Falco biarmicus isolate bFalBia1 chromosome 4, bFalBia1.pri, whole genome shotgun sequence window:
- the IL6 gene encoding interleukin-6, which translates to MKFPRGRGCDRDRDRAGRRPPALRAAAALPPPLLLLLLLLPRAAAAPLPAADSSGEAELEEAAARRAALPDCVRLARLLHARAAQLQEEMCEKFTVCGNSMEMLVQNNLNLPKVTEEDGCLLAGFDEEKCLRKISSGLYTFQTYLAHVQETFTSEKQNVESLCYSTEHLARTIRQMVINPDEVIIPDSATQESLRAKLKSDKIWIEKITTHLILRDFTSFMEKTVRAIRYLKNIRSFSV; encoded by the exons ATGAAGTTTCCCCGGGGCCGTGGCTGTGACCGTGACCGCGACCGtgccggccgccgcccgcccgccctccgcgccgccgccgccctgccgccgccgctgctgctgctgctgctgctgctgccgcgggccgccgccgccccgctgcccgccgccgaCTCCTCGGGGGAGGCCGAGctggaggaggcggcggcgcggcgggcggcgctgcCCGACTGCGTGCGGCTGGCGCGGCTGCTGCACGCCCGGGCggcccagctgcaggaggag ATGTGCGAGAAGTTCACCGTCTGCGGGAACAGCATGGAAATGCTCGTCCAGAACAACCTCAACCTCCCCAAGGTGACGGAGGAAGACGGGTGTCTGCTCGCCGGCTTCGATGAG GAGAAATGCTTGAGGAAAATCTCCAGCGGCCTTTATACCTTTCAGACATACCTTGCACACGTACAAGAAACTTTTACTAGTGAAAAGCAAAACGTTGAATCGCTGTGCTATAGTACAGAGCACCTGGCACGCACCATAAGGCAGATG gtgATCAATCCTGATGAAGTGATCATCCCGGACTCAGCTACCCAGGAATCCCTCCGCGCAAAGCTGAAGTCCGATAAGATCTGGATAGAGAAGATCACCACCCACCTCATCCTCCGAGACTTTACTTCATTTATGGAGAAAACAGTGAGGGCCATTCGctatttgaaaaatatcagGAGTTTCAGTGTTTGA